The DNA window GTAAGCGTCGATCGTGCTGAGCACGGACAGAACGAGGATGGCGACGCTGGCCGCCGTCGGCAGCGCCCGACTGGCCGCCAGGATCGCCTCGACCGAGATCTCGCCCGATTCCGGGATGGCAGAATTTGGCACCGAGAGTGCGGTGGTCGCGAACACCAGCCCGAACCACAGCAGCGCCCGGAACCCCTTTCGAAGATAGAGATGCCCGGCTCCGGGGTACAGCAGCGCCAGTGCAACCGCGAGCCACGTCCGTTTTTCCGAACGCTGTCGACCCATCGTCCTCCGTTGCTGGTGTGGGGTCGTTAGTTTTCGGGTCTCGATCGGACTGCATCACGCAGGCCGTCATCGATATGCGGCCAGCGAACCCCGCTCGATCACAGTGGGTTTCCCGACGGCTGCGGTAGGGGAGTGTATGACCGACGACGGCGGGTGGG is part of the Halococcus salifodinae DSM 8989 genome and encodes:
- a CDS encoding zinc ribbon domain-containing protein — translated: MGRQRSEKRTWLAVALALLYPGAGHLYLRKGFRALLWFGLVFATTALSVPNSAIPESGEISVEAILAASRALPTAASVAILVLSVLSTIDAYRLARRRNRRAASAVTAEEDDTSERQCPHCGREADSEFDFCQWCGEPLDADGS